Proteins from a genomic interval of Quercus robur chromosome 9, dhQueRobu3.1, whole genome shotgun sequence:
- the LOC126700800 gene encoding HMG-Y-related protein A-like, with product MRPTTETETEMKQKEDLSSSWSGRPKLPGAVASPPRPRGRPPKPRDPFAPVPSPTKKAASSGSRRPRGRPPKKAKTAASSAPAVAPTGGSLRGRGRPPKVKPAVAPVGC from the exons ATGAGACCCACTACCGAGACGGAGACGGAGATGAAGCAGAAGGAAGACTTGAGCTCCAGCTGGAGTGGCAGACCGAAACT GCCCGGTGCCGTGGCGTCTCCGCCTAGGCCCAGAGGCCGTCCGCCTAAGCCCAGAGACCCTTTTGCTCCGGTGCCTTCGCCTACGAAGAAAGCGGCGTCGTCCGGCTCCAGAAGGCCACGTGGCCGTCCTCCTAAGAAGGCTAAGACTGCGGCTTCTTCGGCTCCTGCTGTGGCTCCAACTGGCGGCTCGCTGAGAGGGAGAGGAAGGCCTCCTAAGGTCAAGCCAGCTGTTGCGCCAGTTGGGTGTTGA